GTCGCGACCCGCGAGGGCGCGCAGGCGCTCGTCGACGCGGGCGCCGACGCCGTGAAGGTCGGCGTCGGACCGGGCTCGATCTGCACCACGCGCGTCGTCGCGGGGGTGGGCGTGCCCCAGATCACGGCCGTGTACGAGGCATCCAAGGCCACGAAGCCGGCGGGAGTGCCGCTCATCGCCGACGGCGGCCTGCAGTACTCGGGCGACATCGCGAAGGCGCTCGTCGCCGGCGCCGACACCGTCATGCTCGGCTCGCTGCTCGCGGGCACCGCCGAGAGCCCCGGCGAACTCGTCTTCCAGAACGGCAAGCAGTTCAAGGCCTACCGCGGCATGGGCTCGCTCGGCGCGCTGCAGACCCGCGGCCAGAAGACCTCGTACTCGAAGGACCGCTACTTCCAGGCGGATGTCCCGTCGGACGACAAGCTGATCCCCGAGGGCATCGAGGGCCAGGTGCCCTATCGCGGCCCGCTGTCGGCCGTCGCGTACCAGCTCATCGGCGGCCTCCGCCAGTCGATGTTCTACGTCGGCGCGCGCACGATCACCGAGCTGAAGTCCAAGGGCCGGTTCGTTCGCATCACGCCGGCCGGGCTGAAGGAATCGCACCCGCACGACGTGCAGATCGTCGTCGAGGCTCCGAACTACACCCGCTAGAGCTCCTGGATGTAGCAGAGCATGCGGTAGTCGGTGCCCGGCTCGACGTTCACGAATCCGTGGCGTTCGTAGAACCGCCGGGCATCGACGTCGTCCTCGTCGACGTTGATGTGCATCTCGCCGCCGCCTCGGCGGAGCACCTCGGCGATCGCGTGCTCGAGCAGTGCCGTGCCGATGCCTGCGCCGCGCAGCCCAGGCGCGACGTAGAGCTCGTCGAGCACGGCGAGCGGGCCGTCGCAGTACACGGTCGGACGCAGTGTCACCACGGCGTAGCCCTGCGGTTCGGGCGGCGCGCCCGCGAACAGCACGAACGCCGCGGCGTCGGCGATGAGCTCGTGGAAGCGCGGCGTCAGCACCTCGCGGCTCGGCGTGGGCGAGTCGAACTCTTCCGCGAACTCGACCTGCAGCCGAGCGGCCGTGAGGGCGTCGTCGGGCACCGCGAACCGGATCTCGATCGACGTGTTCGGTTCGGTCGTCATGGCGCGAGTCCCTTCGTTCGGATCCCTGCCGAGGCTCGTGCCCCGGCGCTCAGCGGGCGTCGGCGAGGCGGGTGATCGCCTCGGCGAGCACCTCGGGCGTGCAGGCGAAGTTCAGTCGCACGTGTCCGCGGCCGACGCTGGCGCCGAACATCGGCCCGATGCCGAGGGCGACCTTCGCATGCTCGAGCGCGTACGCGGCGGGGTCGTCGCCCCAACCCAGCGCCGAGAGGTCGAGCCAGGCGAGGTAGGTCGCGTCGGGCATGCGGTAGCGCACGCCCGGCAGTTCGTCGGCGAGCAGTTCCGCGAGCAGGCGGCGGTTGTCGTCGAGGCTCGCGAGTACGCCGTCGAGCCATGGGCCGCCGTGCCGGAACGCCGCGACGGAGGCGATCGACCCGAACTGGCTCATGCGCCACTCGACCTCGTAGGGGAGCGCGGTGCGAGCGCGGTCGCCGCGATCACTCGCGGTCACGATGAGGGCCGCCTTCAGCCCGGCGATGTTGAACGCCTTCGTCGCCGCGGTCACGGTGACGCCGTGCTCGCGCGCCGCGTCGGAGACGGTGAGGAACGGCGTGTAGTCGACGCCGGGCTGCACGAGCGGACCGTGCACCTCGTCGGAGATGATCGTGACGCCGTGGCGGGCGGCGATGTCGGCGAGGGCGGCGAGCTGCGAGACATCTGGAACCAGGCCGATCGGGTTGTGCGGGTTGCAGAGCACCATGGCGCGGGCGCCGGCCGCGAACGCCGCGTCGATGCCGTCGAGATCGAGCGAC
The DNA window shown above is from Agromyces cerinus and carries:
- a CDS encoding GNAT family N-acetyltransferase, with protein sequence MTTEPNTSIEIRFAVPDDALTAARLQVEFAEEFDSPTPSREVLTPRFHELIADAAAFVLFAGAPPEPQGYAVVTLRPTVYCDGPLAVLDELYVAPGLRGAGIGTALLEHAIAEVLRRGGGEMHINVDEDDVDARRFYERHGFVNVEPGTDYRMLCYIQEL
- a CDS encoding MalY/PatB family protein is translated as MQRTAAEPLDVLRTRTSEKWRHYPADVLPLPVAEMDYPLAEPIKAALHAAVDRSDTGYSAGSLSVAEAFQGFAATRLGWDVDPARVTCTADVSMGIVEMLRQVTEPGDGVVITPPIYPPFFDLVTEASGRVVEVPMLGGIDEGWSLDLDGIDAAFAAGARAMVLCNPHNPIGLVPDVSQLAALADIAARHGVTIISDEVHGPLVQPGVDYTPFLTVSDAAREHGVTVTAATKAFNIAGLKAALIVTASDRGDRARTALPYEVEWRMSQFGSIASVAAFRHGGPWLDGVLASLDDNRRLLAELLADELPGVRYRMPDATYLAWLDLSALGWGDDPAAYALEHAKVALGIGPMFGASVGRGHVRLNFACTPEVLAEAITRLADAR